One Robbsia sp. KACC 23696 DNA segment encodes these proteins:
- a CDS encoding SDR family oxidoreductase, with protein sequence MQIDMTGRKAIVTGSTAGIGRAIAEGLARAGASVVINGRTQARVDEALRALRTQFPQTEITGVVADVATREGCATLVDKVPDADILVNNAGTAHLNNFFEQDDQEWLDLFQLNVMSGVRTARHYLPKMMQRGWGRVVFISSESALNIPKEMIDYGVTKTALLAVSRGLAEWVAGSGVTVNAILPGPTNSEILSNWMTSAAQEQGISAAEAEQQFLNSARPTTLIKRFATTEEVANMVVYTCSNFSSATTGAALRVDGGVLRSIA encoded by the coding sequence ATGCAGATCGACATGACAGGCCGTAAAGCGATCGTGACCGGTTCAACGGCCGGCATCGGTCGTGCGATTGCCGAAGGCTTGGCGCGCGCGGGCGCGTCGGTTGTGATCAATGGTCGAACGCAGGCACGCGTGGACGAGGCACTGCGCGCCCTGCGCACGCAGTTCCCGCAGACGGAAATCACCGGGGTCGTCGCCGATGTGGCAACCCGCGAAGGGTGCGCGACCTTGGTCGACAAGGTGCCGGATGCGGATATCCTCGTCAATAACGCAGGCACCGCGCATTTGAATAATTTCTTCGAGCAAGATGACCAGGAATGGCTCGATCTGTTCCAACTCAACGTGATGAGCGGTGTGCGGACCGCGCGTCACTATCTGCCGAAGATGATGCAGCGCGGCTGGGGACGCGTCGTGTTTATCAGTAGCGAATCCGCCTTGAACATCCCCAAGGAAATGATCGACTACGGCGTTACGAAAACCGCCCTCCTCGCCGTCTCCCGAGGGCTCGCGGAATGGGTCGCGGGGAGTGGCGTGACTGTCAATGCCATTCTGCCTGGCCCGACGAATTCCGAGATCCTGTCGAATTGGATGACGTCGGCGGCGCAGGAGCAAGGGATCAGCGCGGCGGAGGCGGAACAACAATTCTTGAATAGCGCACGCCCCACGACGCTGATCAAGCGCTTTGCCACCACCGAAGAGGTTGCGAACATGGTCGTCTATACGTGCTCGAATTTCTCCTCGGCAACAACCGGCGCGGCATTGCGCGTGGACGGCGGCGTGCTGCGCTCGATTGCTTGA
- a CDS encoding bifunctional 3-(3-hydroxy-phenyl)propionate/3-hydroxycinnamic acid hydroxylase → MRSEMEASLQQARYDVAIVGFGPSGAVAAGLLAQHGLTVWVGDQAHGIYDKPRAIALDHEILRVFQQLGVIDEVMPHVEPFTPSEYYGVDGQLIKRLAMVAPPYPLGYTPSNVFTQPAIEAVLRRHVHGMPNVCVMLGVEVVNVAQQASHATLRIKHSDGRESDVEARYVIGCDGARSAVREGAGIQLEDLDFDEPWLVVDVVVNEKGLAKLPTTSVQYCDPNRPCTFVIGPGNHRRWEISLHEDEDPLEAATPARTWELLSRWIGPEDGALWRQASYRFHALVADRWRDGRIFIAGDAAHQQPPFLGQGMCQGLRDVANLSWKLASVLNAAVVGPAAERLLDSYGEERKAHVRELTTRIKQIGSVICERDPIRARARDAQLLAEQAGQIKDQPRQAVLPALDRGLLSDHAGSARGTLFPQPWVCREGDAPMRFDDAYGAGWRLLSTGGVDAPVVDGVTRVQLGRDVQEVDGVLARWMATHACCAALVRPDHYVFGTAASPADVGALLAEWHGRLQ, encoded by the coding sequence ATGAGGTCTGAAATGGAGGCGTCGCTGCAACAGGCGCGGTATGACGTCGCCATCGTCGGCTTCGGGCCGTCGGGGGCCGTCGCCGCGGGATTGTTGGCACAACACGGGCTCACCGTCTGGGTGGGCGATCAAGCGCATGGCATCTACGATAAGCCGCGCGCGATCGCGCTCGATCACGAGATCCTGCGCGTGTTCCAGCAACTCGGTGTGATCGATGAGGTGATGCCGCACGTCGAGCCTTTCACGCCGTCGGAGTATTACGGGGTCGACGGTCAACTGATCAAGCGCCTTGCCATGGTCGCGCCGCCTTATCCGCTCGGTTATACCCCCTCGAACGTCTTCACACAGCCGGCGATCGAGGCGGTATTGCGCCGTCATGTCCACGGCATGCCGAACGTGTGCGTGATGCTTGGCGTCGAAGTGGTGAATGTCGCGCAGCAGGCGTCGCATGCGACGCTGCGTATCAAGCATTCCGACGGCCGCGAAAGCGATGTCGAGGCGCGCTATGTCATCGGCTGCGACGGGGCGCGCAGTGCCGTTCGTGAAGGTGCGGGGATTCAGCTCGAAGATCTCGATTTCGACGAGCCCTGGCTTGTCGTCGACGTCGTCGTCAACGAGAAAGGACTGGCAAAGCTGCCAACCACGAGCGTCCAGTACTGCGATCCGAATCGTCCCTGCACCTTCGTGATCGGGCCAGGAAATCACCGACGTTGGGAAATCTCCTTGCATGAGGACGAGGATCCGCTGGAGGCGGCCACGCCTGCGCGCACGTGGGAACTGCTGTCGCGCTGGATCGGACCCGAGGACGGGGCGCTATGGCGGCAGGCGAGCTATCGTTTCCACGCACTGGTGGCCGATCGCTGGCGCGACGGTCGCATTTTTATCGCAGGCGATGCCGCGCATCAGCAGCCCCCTTTCCTCGGTCAAGGTATGTGCCAGGGACTGCGCGATGTGGCGAACCTGAGCTGGAAACTGGCGTCTGTCTTGAACGCTGCGGTGGTGGGGCCGGCGGCCGAGCGCTTGCTCGACAGCTATGGCGAGGAACGCAAGGCACACGTTCGAGAGCTGACGACACGCATCAAGCAGATCGGCTCGGTCATTTGCGAGCGTGATCCGATACGCGCGCGGGCGCGTGACGCGCAGTTGCTGGCCGAGCAGGCAGGGCAGATCAAGGATCAACCGCGCCAAGCGGTGCTGCCTGCTCTGGATCGCGGCCTGCTCTCGGACCACGCGGGCAGTGCCCGAGGCACCCTTTTTCCACAGCCGTGGGTCTGCCGTGAAGGCGATGCACCCATGCGGTTCGACGACGCATATGGCGCGGGTTGGCGATTACTGTCGACAGGGGGTGTCGATGCACCCGTGGTCGACGGCGTAACGCGCGTGCAGCTCGGTCGGGACGTGCAGGAGGTGGACGGTGTTCTGGCTCGCTGGATGGCGACGCATGCGTGCTGCGCCGCACTTGTGAGGCCGGATCATTACGTCTTCGGCACGGCTGCCTCGCCTGCTGACGTCGGGGCCTTACTCGCGGAGTGGCATGGCCGTTTGCAATAA
- a CDS encoding fumarylacetoacetate hydrolase family protein: MKFATYIRQGAARLAVVDGDALIDLSDASPDAPSDLRQALLAGIDLHALAGAVLRSDAPRLSLAKAEFAPLLPEPGKIVCLGLNYYDHAKESGREKPDYPWFFYRGASSLLAHGKEALRPKVSERFDYEAELAVVIGTRGKHVSQDAALDLVFGYTCFNDMSVRDYQKRTPQWTIGKNFDATGGFGPVLVTADTLPAGASGLPIQCRVNGRIMQDANTEDMIWSVAETISLLTECLTLEPGDVIVMGTPAGVGQSRTPPAWMKAGDRVEVEIGDIGVLVNTIVDEV, translated from the coding sequence ATGAAGTTTGCCACCTATATTCGCCAAGGCGCGGCCCGCTTGGCGGTCGTCGACGGCGATGCGCTGATCGACCTGTCCGATGCATCCCCAGACGCGCCGTCGGATCTGCGACAAGCGTTGCTGGCAGGTATCGATCTGCATGCTCTCGCCGGGGCAGTGCTGCGCTCCGATGCGCCGCGTCTGTCGCTCGCAAAGGCCGAATTCGCGCCTCTGCTTCCCGAGCCCGGCAAGATCGTCTGTCTTGGGCTCAACTACTATGATCACGCAAAGGAGAGCGGTCGCGAGAAGCCGGACTATCCGTGGTTTTTCTATCGGGGCGCAAGCTCGCTTCTGGCGCATGGCAAGGAAGCGCTGCGCCCCAAGGTGTCGGAGCGATTCGACTACGAGGCCGAGTTGGCCGTCGTGATCGGCACACGGGGCAAGCATGTATCGCAGGACGCGGCACTTGATCTCGTGTTCGGCTATACCTGTTTCAACGATATGTCGGTCCGTGATTATCAAAAGCGCACCCCGCAGTGGACGATCGGCAAGAACTTCGACGCGACGGGCGGCTTCGGTCCGGTGCTGGTAACCGCCGATACCTTGCCGGCCGGTGCGAGCGGATTGCCGATTCAGTGTCGCGTGAACGGTCGGATCATGCAGGACGCCAACACGGAAGACATGATCTGGAGCGTTGCCGAGACGATCTCGCTGTTGACCGAATGTCTGACTTTGGAGCCGGGCGATGTGATCGTGATGGGTACACCGGCCGGGGTCGGTCAGAGCCGTACCCCGCCGGCCTGGATGAAAGCCGGCGATCGTGTCGAAGTCGAAATCGGTGACATCGGCGTGCTGGTCAATACGATCGTCGATGAGGTCTGA
- a CDS encoding VOC family protein, with the protein MSSPWISALRSVALIVPDVDASTRFYIDTWHLTVADRSETAVYLRATGDAHHVLSLHRGDRVALRDVTFTARNADALDAIAQAAVAAGGRILTSPGIVDEPGGGQGVTLGDPMGRVFRVVHGDQRHRDASPKADCPSRLAHVVLNSHDVAATQRFLEQALAFRLSDRTRIMAFMNCNNDHHSVAIGDTDNDALNHIAFLMPDLESVMRGGGRMRDAGYVIEWGPGRHGPGNNAFNYFVGPDGVVIEYTAEVQQIDDSYLAGGPEDWKWPPGRIDQWGISVVPGASLKDAQRAVHFQPESSQ; encoded by the coding sequence ATGAGTTCCCCTTGGATTTCGGCGCTCCGCAGCGTCGCCTTGATCGTTCCCGATGTCGACGCATCCACCCGCTTTTATATCGATACATGGCATCTCACGGTCGCTGACCGAAGCGAGACCGCAGTCTATCTGCGCGCGACCGGCGATGCACATCATGTGCTGTCACTGCATCGGGGCGATCGTGTCGCGCTGCGCGACGTTACCTTCACGGCCCGCAACGCCGACGCGCTTGACGCGATCGCGCAAGCGGCCGTGGCAGCCGGCGGTCGCATTCTGACATCGCCGGGTATCGTCGATGAGCCGGGCGGGGGACAAGGCGTCACGCTGGGCGACCCGATGGGGCGCGTGTTCCGCGTGGTGCATGGCGATCAGCGCCACCGCGATGCTTCGCCGAAGGCAGATTGTCCGAGTCGTCTCGCACACGTGGTGCTCAACAGTCATGACGTGGCGGCCACGCAGCGCTTCCTCGAACAGGCACTGGCTTTCCGCCTGTCGGACCGTACGCGGATCATGGCCTTCATGAATTGCAATAACGACCACCACAGCGTGGCGATCGGCGACACCGACAATGACGCACTGAACCATATCGCTTTCCTGATGCCGGATCTCGAATCGGTGATGCGAGGGGGTGGCCGTATGCGCGATGCCGGCTATGTGATCGAGTGGGGCCCTGGACGACATGGCCCGGGCAACAACGCGTTCAACTATTTCGTCGGACCCGATGGCGTCGTAATCGAGTACACCGCCGAGGTGCAGCAGATCGATGACAGCTATCTGGCCGGTGGTCCCGAAGACTGGAAATGGCCGCCTGGCCGAATCGACCAGTGGGGCATTTCCGTTGTTCCAGGCGCAAGCCTGAAAGACGCACAACGCGCCGTCCACTTCCAACCGGAGAGTTCCCAATGA
- a CDS encoding amidohydrolase family protein: MQVDTSLRSLGIDVHAHVVPSTFPAWLGAGARPAAWPSTVPAHACHCHVMIDRKVYRTVSQKCWNVAERLADLGDMGLRLQALSPMPELLSYWMSASQATPLIRYLNEEIARMVSESGGRLVGLGAVPLQDIDAAIDELRYVMHSLSFAGVEIGSNVNGVPIGDRRFDPFFEACEAMGAAVFVHALKPTGMDRLVGPAPLQQVLAYPTDVGLAAASCLTSNLIVRFPDLRMAFSHGGGTLASLLPRLQQGWQTFPALKTSVDPSPAEQARKLYYDTLVFDAQTLRHLVDRFGASQLLVGTDYPFNFHDRTPIARIAAAGLDTADAHALAYHNAERFLGLETSR, encoded by the coding sequence ATGCAAGTAGACACCTCCCTCCGCTCTCTCGGTATCGACGTCCATGCGCACGTCGTTCCCTCGACGTTTCCCGCGTGGCTCGGCGCCGGCGCGAGACCTGCCGCCTGGCCGTCCACGGTGCCCGCGCACGCTTGCCATTGCCACGTGATGATCGATCGCAAGGTGTATCGGACGGTCTCTCAGAAATGTTGGAACGTCGCGGAGCGCTTGGCCGATCTTGGGGACATGGGCCTGCGTCTTCAAGCGCTGTCGCCGATGCCTGAACTGTTGTCCTACTGGATGTCGGCATCGCAAGCGACGCCGCTGATCCGCTATCTGAACGAAGAGATTGCCAGGATGGTCAGCGAGTCCGGTGGCCGCTTGGTGGGGCTCGGTGCGGTGCCGTTGCAGGACATCGATGCCGCAATCGACGAGCTGCGCTACGTGATGCATTCGCTGTCTTTTGCGGGCGTGGAGATCGGTAGCAATGTGAATGGCGTGCCGATCGGCGACCGACGTTTCGATCCTTTCTTCGAAGCATGCGAAGCGATGGGCGCAGCGGTCTTCGTTCATGCGCTGAAGCCGACGGGCATGGATCGACTCGTGGGGCCGGCACCGTTGCAGCAGGTGCTCGCCTATCCGACCGATGTGGGCTTGGCCGCCGCATCGTGTCTCACTAGCAATCTGATCGTTCGATTTCCTGATCTACGCATGGCATTCAGCCATGGCGGCGGCACGCTCGCATCGCTGCTGCCGCGTCTGCAGCAGGGCTGGCAGACGTTTCCGGCATTGAAGACATCGGTCGATCCGTCACCGGCCGAGCAGGCGCGCAAGCTGTATTACGACACACTTGTTTTCGACGCGCAGACGTTGCGTCACTTGGTGGATCGCTTTGGCGCGTCGCAACTGCTAGTCGGGACCGACTATCCGTTCAACTTTCACGACCGTACGCCGATCGCGCGTATCGCCGCCGCCGGCCTAGACACGGCGGACGCGCACGCGCTGGCTTATCACAATGCCGAGCGCTTCCTCGGCCTGGAGACTTCACGATGA
- a CDS encoding LysR family transcriptional regulator has protein sequence MDLRSVDLNLLVVFETMAEHGSVTRTAEAIGLSQPATSAALARLRKLLGDPLFVKVGSEMRPTPRAKALIEPVRRILTAVKEEILPRGDFDPATTARSFTVLTPDIGEINLIPKLYARLVKDAPGVCLKSMSMPRNATTEALESGMADLALGYYPDLQKANFFQQRLFRNKYVIVLRDEHPTIGSSLTMAEFLAADHVIVRPDGRAHLFEQFLLAEGIQRKVKLEVSHFMALLPSISSTDLIATVPRDLADVMRQYGKIRSLPTPMDSPIIDLHQFWHRRFHHDPAHIWLRKIVSDLFGPP, from the coding sequence ATGGACTTGCGCAGCGTTGATCTCAATCTGTTGGTCGTGTTCGAAACGATGGCCGAACATGGCAGCGTCACTCGCACCGCCGAGGCAATCGGACTAAGCCAACCGGCGACGAGCGCCGCACTGGCCCGATTGCGCAAGCTGCTCGGCGATCCCTTATTCGTGAAAGTGGGTTCGGAGATGCGACCGACGCCACGCGCGAAGGCCTTGATCGAGCCGGTGCGCCGGATACTGACCGCCGTCAAAGAGGAAATCCTGCCGCGCGGTGATTTCGACCCCGCGACGACCGCGCGCTCGTTCACCGTGTTGACGCCTGACATTGGCGAAATCAACCTGATTCCCAAGCTTTATGCGCGGCTCGTGAAGGATGCGCCCGGGGTTTGCCTGAAGTCGATGTCGATGCCGCGTAACGCGACAACGGAAGCGCTCGAGTCCGGCATGGCAGATCTGGCGCTCGGCTATTACCCCGATTTGCAGAAGGCCAACTTCTTTCAGCAAAGGCTGTTTCGGAATAAATATGTGATCGTCTTGCGCGACGAACATCCGACGATCGGGTCCTCGCTGACGATGGCGGAATTTCTAGCGGCCGATCATGTGATCGTGCGCCCCGACGGCCGCGCGCACCTGTTCGAGCAGTTTCTACTGGCCGAAGGGATTCAACGCAAGGTGAAGCTCGAGGTATCGCACTTCATGGCGCTGCTGCCCAGTATCTCGTCGACCGACCTGATCGCGACCGTGCCCCGCGACCTCGCCGACGTCATGCGGCAGTACGGCAAAATTCGCTCGCTGCCGACACCGATGGACTCGCCGATCATCGACCTGCATCAGTTCTGGCATCGCCGTTTCCATCATGATCCTGCGCATATCTGGCTGCGCAAGATCGTATCGGATCTGTTCGGGCCGCCTTGA
- a CDS encoding MFS transporter, whose translation MRQPPVAPVDVLSETAESRERVATKRLLVAASLGTAIEHYDFFCYAFVAPVVFGVAFFPRMDSLVGSLAVYTTFAIGFIARPFGGMVFGHFGDRVGRKFVLLLTLLLMGGASFLIGCLPTYASAGLWAPGLLVLLRFLQGFAFGGEYMNAVTLMLEGAPSDRRGLFASAINASGPAGIIAASGLIAMLSGAFGNQAFQEWGWRLPFLLSIVMVVIGTYVRSQVDESMLFRQLQASKKIARIPLLDVLRSWKIATVRAVLINMVHSAFQYLCTVFVLGYAVRELGMSAAGVTTGATLANIAEFIAVPLLAMTSDKWGRRPLILVGIVLAALWFPMFLRIVETRNITLLIFGMVVSIGLVHALMFAPEAAFTAEQFPTEVRSSGGSLGKQLGIVFGGGCAPLVATALMGHGGSLSAVVWYFEAIAVCAFFGILLAPESARRML comes from the coding sequence ATGAGACAGCCGCCTGTTGCGCCCGTGGATGTTCTATCCGAGACGGCCGAATCCCGCGAGCGTGTCGCAACGAAGCGATTGCTGGTCGCCGCCTCGTTGGGCACGGCGATCGAGCACTACGATTTCTTTTGCTATGCCTTTGTGGCGCCTGTCGTGTTCGGTGTCGCCTTTTTCCCGCGAATGGATTCCCTCGTGGGCTCGCTCGCCGTTTATACGACCTTTGCCATCGGCTTTATCGCGCGACCCTTTGGCGGAATGGTCTTCGGACATTTCGGCGACCGTGTCGGTCGGAAATTCGTGTTGCTGCTGACCTTGCTGTTGATGGGGGGCGCAAGCTTCCTGATCGGCTGTTTGCCGACGTATGCCAGTGCCGGGCTCTGGGCGCCGGGCTTGCTGGTACTGTTGCGCTTTCTTCAGGGCTTCGCCTTCGGCGGGGAATACATGAACGCCGTGACGCTGATGTTGGAGGGCGCGCCAAGCGATCGCCGAGGCTTGTTCGCGTCGGCGATCAACGCGTCCGGGCCGGCCGGCATTATCGCGGCGTCGGGTTTGATCGCGATGTTGAGCGGTGCGTTCGGTAATCAAGCATTTCAAGAATGGGGCTGGCGCTTACCGTTTCTGTTGAGCATCGTCATGGTCGTGATCGGCACCTATGTTCGCTCCCAGGTGGACGAGTCCATGCTGTTTCGCCAGCTTCAGGCGAGCAAGAAAATCGCTCGGATCCCGCTGCTCGACGTACTCCGCTCGTGGAAGATCGCAACCGTGCGCGCCGTGCTGATCAATATGGTCCATAGCGCGTTCCAGTATCTCTGCACGGTATTCGTCTTGGGCTATGCGGTGCGAGAACTCGGCATGTCGGCCGCAGGCGTTACGACCGGCGCGACGCTGGCCAATATCGCCGAATTCATTGCGGTACCGCTTCTCGCGATGACAAGCGATAAGTGGGGACGTCGGCCCTTGATTCTGGTGGGAATCGTGCTCGCTGCCTTGTGGTTTCCGATGTTCTTGCGGATCGTCGAGACGCGCAATATCACGCTACTGATATTCGGCATGGTAGTGTCGATCGGCCTCGTGCATGCGTTGATGTTCGCGCCGGAAGCCGCTTTCACCGCCGAACAGTTTCCTACCGAAGTGCGTAGCAGTGGGGGCTCACTCGGCAAGCAACTCGGCATCGTGTTCGGTGGCGGCTGCGCGCCTCTGGTCGCGACCGCATTGATGGGGCACGGAGGCAGCCTGTCGGCCGTCGTCTGGTATTTCGAGGCGATCGCGGTGTGCGCGTTTTTCGGCATACTACTGGCGCCCGAATCCGCGCGTCGGATGCTGTAG
- a CDS encoding porin, with translation MTRRNASFPALGITLASALAAALAFAIPSTSRAQSSVTLYGIIDAAIQYGSTGGKTTVREDSSAVAPSRWGLIGKEELGGGYAAVFKLEDGFNVNTGAIAGNGALFNREAWVGIKGPFGQVQLGNNYTPVFTTYLAYSLGELNALAWGNAANNYVFVPMARTANSIRYVSSPVAGFTLRALYARGANGSAGVPASLGDTLSAGVNFKMGSFSADADYLQQRFTNATTISPISSVSTGKYYVFGGSYDFGFVKPAILYQLHRNASGVGAALSSAYASPNHDFYEVNALIRNVIGGSVLVSFGQYLLKGNSQGDSTSYAVRYDYRLSKRTGVYVGISEVRNHSNASFSTADAAGPGITVAAGKNIVSGIAGILHQF, from the coding sequence ATGACCCGAAGAAACGCATCGTTTCCGGCATTGGGGATCACCCTCGCCTCGGCGTTGGCCGCGGCCTTGGCTTTCGCGATTCCGTCGACATCCAGGGCCCAGAGTTCCGTCACGCTATACGGGATCATCGACGCGGCTATTCAGTACGGGAGCACCGGCGGCAAGACCACCGTTCGTGAAGATTCCAGCGCCGTCGCGCCTTCGCGCTGGGGACTGATCGGCAAGGAGGAGTTGGGCGGCGGCTATGCTGCCGTCTTCAAGTTGGAAGATGGTTTCAACGTCAACACCGGTGCCATTGCGGGAAATGGCGCACTCTTCAACCGGGAGGCGTGGGTCGGCATCAAGGGGCCCTTCGGCCAGGTTCAGTTGGGCAATAACTACACGCCCGTCTTCACCACCTATCTGGCGTATTCGCTCGGCGAGCTAAACGCACTTGCTTGGGGTAACGCCGCCAACAATTACGTTTTCGTTCCGATGGCGCGCACCGCCAATTCCATTCGCTATGTTTCATCGCCGGTCGCCGGCTTCACGCTACGCGCTTTATATGCGCGAGGTGCCAATGGTAGTGCCGGCGTGCCTGCCTCGCTCGGCGACACGCTTTCCGCAGGCGTCAATTTCAAGATGGGCAGCTTCTCCGCCGATGCCGACTATCTGCAACAGCGATTCACGAATGCCACGACGATTTCGCCGATATCGTCGGTTAGTACTGGAAAGTACTATGTGTTTGGCGGTTCATATGATTTCGGCTTCGTCAAACCGGCTATTCTTTATCAACTTCATCGGAATGCTAGCGGCGTGGGCGCGGCGCTATCGAGTGCATATGCATCGCCGAACCATGACTTCTATGAAGTGAATGCGCTGATTCGAAACGTTATCGGTGGCAGCGTACTTGTGAGTTTCGGCCAGTATTTACTCAAAGGGAATAGCCAGGGCGACTCGACATCCTATGCCGTGCGGTATGACTATCGCTTGTCGAAGCGGACCGGTGTCTATGTCGGTATCTCGGAAGTGCGCAATCACAGCAATGCGTCGTTCAGTACCGCTGACGCGGCGGGACCTGGCATTACCGTCGCGGCTGGGAAGAATATCGTCAGCGGCATCGCCGGTATTCTTCACCAGTTTTAA
- a CDS encoding ATP-binding protein, producing MDPRRNPFAPGAGSRPPELAGREQILETVAVALDRIRGGRHAQSLILLGLRGVGKTVLLNAMRRAAEGEGSMRADQGA from the coding sequence ATGGATCCACGACGCAATCCTTTCGCCCCTGGCGCCGGCAGTCGGCCGCCCGAATTGGCAGGTCGCGAGCAAATTCTCGAGACCGTTGCCGTCGCCCTCGACCGCATCCGTGGCGGACGTCACGCGCAGAGCCTGATTTTGCTCGGCCTGCGAGGGGTGGGCAAGACGGTGCTGCTCAACGCCATGCGACGGGCCGCCGAAGGGGAGGGCTCGATGCGTGCCGATCAAGGCGCCTGA
- a CDS encoding IS3 family transposase (programmed frameshift) encodes MKKRFSEEQIIGFLREADAGLPIKELCRQHGFSEASYYLWRSKFGGMNVSDAKRLKEVEAENTRLKKLLAESMLEIEVTREALRKKVVSAPSRRDLVRHMTHSGLSERHALRVIGMSASSYRYAAAADKNQALREQIVALAQRHRRYGSGMIYLKLRQSGLVVNHKRVERLYAQENLQVRRRKRKKVPVSERQPLGRPSAANQMWSMDFVFDRTAEGRVIKNLTVVDDATHEAVAIVPERAIGGHVLTRILDRLAVLRGLPKGIRTDNGKEFCGKAMLTWAHRRGVRLFLIEPGKPNQNAYIESFNGRFRDECLNENWFTSLAHARVLIETWRREYNEERPKKSLGGLTPMAYAQQLTTNAIILTPDSEAQCY; translated from the exons ATGAAGAAGCGGTTCAGCGAAGAACAGATCATTGGGTTTCTGCGCGAGGCAGATGCCGGCTTGCCGATCAAGGAGCTTTGCCGGCAGCACGGCTTCTCGGAGGCAAGCTACTACCTGTGGCGAAGCAAGTTTGGCGGCATGAACGTGTCCGACGCCAAGCGGCTCAAGGAGGTTGAGGCGGAGAACACGCGCCTGAAGAAGTTGCTGGCCGAGTCGATGCTGGAAATCGAGGTCACACGCGAGGCGTTACGAAAAA AAGTGGTGAGCGCACCGTCACGCCGAGACTTGGTGCGCCATATGACCCACAGCGGCTTGAGCGAACGACATGCGCTGCGGGTGATCGGCATGAGTGCGAGCTCGTATCGTTATGCGGCTGCGGCGGATAAGAATCAGGCTCTGCGGGAGCAGATTGTGGCGCTGGCTCAGCGGCATCGCCGATACGGCTCTGGCATGATTTATCTGAAGCTTCGTCAGTCGGGCCTAGTCGTCAATCACAAGCGCGTGGAGCGGCTGTACGCCCAGGAGAACCTGCAAGTACGTCGTCGCAAGCGCAAGAAGGTGCCGGTGTCTGAGCGTCAGCCGTTGGGCAGACCGTCAGCGGCGAATCAGATGTGGTCGATGGATTTCGTGTTCGATCGTACCGCCGAGGGCCGTGTCATCAAGAATTTGACGGTCGTAGACGATGCGACGCATGAAGCCGTTGCGATTGTTCCGGAGCGAGCCATTGGTGGGCACGTTCTCACGAGAATCCTCGACCGACTGGCGGTGCTGCGCGGCTTACCAAAAGGGATACGGACAGACAACGGGAAAGAGTTCTGCGGTAAAGCGATGCTGACGTGGGCGCATCGGCGTGGCGTGAGGCTGTTTCTTATCGAGCCTGGCAAGCCAAACCAGAACGCTTACATCGAGTCGTTCAATGGCCGATTCCGCGACGAATGCCTCAATGAAAACTGGTTCACGAGTCTTGCCCATGCACGCGTTCTGATCGAAACATGGCGCAGGGAATATAACGAAGAGCGGCCGAAGAAATCACTGGGCGGTCTGACGCCAATGGCTTACGCTCAGCAACTGACGACAAACGCCATCATATTAACCCCGGATTCTGAAGCCCAGTGCTACTGA
- a CDS encoding helix-turn-helix transcriptional regulator → MSSTAIIDLTENKDVGSVPRPVFALSAASVSRDWEHARHQHRKAQLLYSVRGILNCEIEDGVWIVPPQCAVWIPGDLPHSARGSGETECYCLFVEPDAAPNLPETCCTIAVSPLLRELLLTAAGFPELYPRGGREDRLIATLLDELVAAPVEDLHLPMPRDPRLRRLAEMLLADPTDKTSKGDWAIRIGMSERSMSRLLLHEIGMSFGQWRRQLHVILALQRLTKGESVQTVALELGYENASGFVTMFRKAVGKPPARYLSERVTDRESASVPGIVFSDQELS, encoded by the coding sequence ATGTCGAGCACTGCCATCATCGATCTGACCGAGAACAAGGATGTCGGTAGCGTCCCTCGTCCCGTTTTCGCCCTGAGTGCCGCATCGGTATCCAGGGATTGGGAACATGCGCGGCATCAGCATCGCAAGGCGCAATTGCTCTACTCCGTGCGCGGCATCCTCAACTGCGAGATTGAAGACGGCGTCTGGATCGTGCCGCCGCAATGCGCCGTATGGATACCCGGAGACTTGCCACACTCGGCGCGCGGCTCCGGCGAGACGGAGTGTTATTGCCTGTTCGTGGAGCCTGATGCCGCACCGAATCTTCCGGAGACCTGCTGCACGATCGCTGTATCCCCACTGTTGCGCGAGCTGCTTCTGACCGCAGCGGGATTCCCGGAGTTGTACCCACGCGGCGGCCGCGAAGACCGTCTGATCGCCACCTTGCTGGATGAGTTAGTGGCCGCTCCCGTGGAAGACTTACACTTGCCGATGCCGCGCGACCCTCGGCTGCGTAGGCTTGCGGAAATGCTGTTGGCCGACCCGACCGACAAAACGTCGAAGGGCGATTGGGCTATCCGCATCGGCATGAGCGAGCGGAGCATGAGTCGGCTCCTTCTGCACGAAATCGGCATGAGCTTCGGACAGTGGCGCCGGCAACTCCATGTCATCCTCGCGCTACAACGCTTGACCAAAGGAGAAAGCGTGCAAACGGTGGCATTGGAACTGGGCTACGAAAATGCCAGCGGTTTCGTCACCATGTTCCGCAAGGCCGTAGGCAAGCCGCCTGCACGATACCTCTCTGAACGAGTGACCGACCGGGAATCTGCCTCCGTACCGGGCATCGTGTTTTCCGATCAGGAGCTGAGCTGA